The following coding sequences lie in one Chanos chanos chromosome 4, fChaCha1.1, whole genome shotgun sequence genomic window:
- the pacs2 gene encoding phosphofurin acidic cluster sorting protein 2 encodes MAERSGRLSFPGSGALNRPVPMNLFATWEIDGSSPNCIPRLCSLTLKKLVVLRELDKEPISVVIAVKIQGSKRILRSHEIMLPPSGVVETDLALTFSLQYPHFLKREGNKLQIMLQRRKRYKNRTILGYKTLAVGSIDMAEVMQHPTEGGQVLPLCSNQKELLGKVAEIWIFSLSSQPIDHEDAALLGQKIKCSDNYSEEEYESFSSEQEASDDAVQGQDLEDDEYDVRKPKKQRRSIVRTASITRQQNFKQRVVALLKRFRVSDEVLDSEQDPAEPPPEVEEDLDLESLEFENPSDSGPELDDDDSVLSTPKPKLKPYFEGLSLSSSQTEIGSIHSCRSQREPPSPMDSDRVKSAGAKFMMDDVSDNVSFGQPEAVTPTTELEMDNMDTFMEKLPPSGKMTKTESLIIPSSRTEPKLAGRRGRSTSLKERQPSRPPNERANSLDNERSLDTRCILQIPRKTVYDQLNHILVSDDHLPESIILINTSDWQGQYLSDVLQNHHMPVVCTCTTADIQAAFNTIVSRIQRFCNCNSQTPIPIKIAVAGAQHYLSAVLRLFVDHLTHKTPDWLGYMRFLIIPLGSHPVSKYLASIDYRYNSLFQDAAWRDLFHKPEAPVIVQENPDVVSRVTQYMVGANGAHQLPIAEAMLTYKQKSPDEDSCQKFIPFIGMVKVGIVEQSSAASGDSDDAAPIGSGLLSSTPPQVSPALKEASPTPPSSPSVNTSFCSSPGGGQGELMGLQVDYWVAPTERKRDVEKKDSSSKNTLKCTFRSLQVSRLPLGGAEVGTQPTMSMTVVTKEKNKKVMFLPKKTKDKDVESKSQVIEGISRLICTAKHQQTMLKVLIDGVEWNDVKFFQLAAQWSSHVKHFPIGIFGHSKGPY; translated from the exons ACTGTGCAGTCTGACGCTTAAGAAACTTGTGGTGCTGAGAGAGTTGGATAAGGAGCCTATATCTGTGGTCATTGCTGTCAAGATCCAG GGATCCAAGCGGATCTTGCGCTCTCATGAGATCAtgctgccccctagtggagTGGTGGAGACGGACTTGGCACTCACCTTTTCCCTTCAG TATCCCCATTTTCTGAAGAGAGAAGGGAACAAACTGCAAATTATGcttcagaggaggaaaaggtaTAAGAACCGCACCATCCTGGGCTACAAGACGCTTGCTGTCGGGTCCATCGATATGGCTGAG GTGATGCAGCACCCAACCGAGGGGGGCCAGGTGCTCCCTCTGTGCAGTAATCAGAAGGAGCTGCTGGGAAAAGTGGCTGAGATCTggatcttctctctgtccagtcAGCCCATAGACCACGAGGATGCTGCGCTGCTGGGCCAGAAGATCAAATGCTCAG atAACTACTCTGAGGAGGAGTATGAGAGCTTCTCTTCCGAACAAGAGGCCAGTGACGATGCCGTACAAGGACAG GATCTTGAGGATGATGAGTATGACGTGAGGAAGCCCAAAAAGCAGCGGAGGTCTATCGTGCGGACTGCGTCTATAACCAGG CAGCAGAACTTCAAGCAGCGAGTGGTGGCTCTGTTGAAGAGGTTCAGGGTCTCTGATGAG gtttTGGACTCTGAGCAGGACCCTGCTGAACCACCTCCTGAGGTGGAAGAAGATCTGGACTTGGAGAGTTTGGAGTTTGAGAACCCCAGTGACAGTGGACCAGAACTggatgatgatgacagtgtgCTAAGCACACCAAAACCCAAACTCAA GCCGTACTTTGAGGGCCTGTCTCTGTCCAGCTCTCAGACTGAGATTGGCAGTATCCATAGCTGCAGGAGTCAAAGAGAACCTCCAAGccct ATGGACTCTGACAGGGTTAAATCCGCAGGAGCAAAGTTCATGATGGATGATGTTTCGGATAACGTGTCTTTT GGTCAACCTGAGGCTGTGACACCCACCACAGAGCTAGAGATGGATAATATGGACACCTTCATGGAGAAGCTGCCCCCTAGTGGCAAGATGACCAAAACAGAATCCCTTATTATTCCCTCCAGCAG GACGGAACCTAAGTTGGCAGGAAGGAGAGGCAGGAGCACGTCCCTGAAGGAGAGACAGCCGAGCCGACCGCCCAACGAGAGAGCCAACAGTCTGGACAACGAGCGTTCCCTGGACACGCGCTGCATCCTGCAG atCCCCAGGAAAACGGTTTACGATCAGTTAAATCACATCCTGGTGTCAGATGATCATCTGCCCGAGAGCATCATCCTCATCAACACGTCAGACTGGCAGGGCCAG TACCTCTCAGATGTTCTTCAAAACCATCACATGCCTGTAGTGTGCACATGTACGACGGCGGACATTCAGGCTGCGTTCAACACCATTGTCTCACGCATCCAGAGATT cTGTAACTGTAACTCTCAGACTCCAATCCCTATAAAGATAGCAGTTGCAGGGGCTCAACATTACCTGTCTGCAGTGCTACGGCTCTTTGTGGACCATCTCACCCACAAGACCCCAGACTGGCTGGGCTACATGCGTTTCCTCATAATACCattgg GCTCACACCCTGTGTCTAAATATCTGGCCAGTATAGACTACAGATATAACAGTCTGTTCCAGGACGCTGCGTGGAGAGACCTTTTCCACAAACCGGAGGCACCTGTTATAG TACAAGAGAACCCAGACGTGGTTTCCAGGGTAACGCAGTATATGGTGGGAGCTAATGGAGCCCACCAGCTTCCCATCGCAGAAGCTATGCTCACGTATAAACAGAAGAg cCCCGATGAAGACTCCTGTCAAAAGTTCATCCCCTTCATTGGG ATGGTGAAAGTGGGCATTGTGGAACAGTCTTCTGCAGCTTCAG GAGATTCAGATGATGCTGCTCCTATTGGCTCtggtctcctctcctccactcctccacAAGTCTCTCCAGCACTTAAAGAAGCTTCTCCTACTCCCCCTTCATCTCCATCTGTCAACACCTCCTTCTGCAG TTCTCCTGGAGGAGGTCAGGGGGAGCTGATGGGCCTACAGGTGGATTACTGGGTCGCTcccacagaaagaaagagagatgtggagaaGAAAGACTCCTCCTCCAAGAACACTCTCAAGTGCACCTTCCGTTCGCTGCAGGTCAGCCGCCTGCCCCTGGGGGGCGCTGAAGTAGGGACACAACCCACAATGTCCATGACCGTAGTCACCaaggagaagaacaagaagG TAATGTTTTtgccaaaaaagacaaaagataaaGATGTGGAGTCAAAGAGTCAGGTGATTGAAGGCATCAGTCGACTTATCTGCACTGCCAAGCACCAGCAGACGATGCTTAAAG TGTTGATTGATGGCGTGGAGTGGAACGACGTTAAGTTTTTCCAGCTGGCGGCCCAGTGGTCCTCTCACGTCAAACATTTTCCCATTGGCATTTTTGGCCACTCCAAAGGCCCCTACTAG